A portion of the Algisphaera agarilytica genome contains these proteins:
- a CDS encoding MotA/TolQ/ExbB proton channel family protein gives MFEVQTIAIWAGAADLIDRGGVVMWPILALSVLAVALLLERGAFFLRTNAPGRLDRVQTMGKRLRAGDQDGAKQLADTDASVYGDTVRRLLDEKVTEAAATDALEAQRRRLERFLPILSTIITAAPMLGILGTVLGIIDSFEVLGEQSTTRDPSLVGRGIAEALITTAAGLVVALITLLPYNLIRAQVDRTLSRLESLVASALTKESV, from the coding sequence ATGTTTGAAGTGCAGACCATCGCAATCTGGGCCGGAGCGGCCGACCTGATCGATCGGGGCGGCGTGGTAATGTGGCCGATCCTGGCGCTGAGCGTGCTGGCGGTGGCGTTGCTGCTCGAACGCGGGGCGTTCTTCCTGCGGACCAACGCCCCGGGCCGGCTGGACCGGGTGCAGACGATGGGCAAACGCCTCCGGGCCGGCGACCAAGACGGCGCCAAGCAACTCGCCGACACCGACGCCAGCGTCTACGGCGACACCGTGCGACGCTTGCTCGATGAGAAAGTCACCGAGGCCGCCGCGACCGATGCGCTCGAGGCCCAGCGCCGCCGACTCGAACGTTTCCTGCCGATCCTTTCGACGATCATCACCGCCGCCCCGATGCTGGGCATCCTCGGCACGGTGCTGGGCATCATTGACAGCTTCGAAGTCCTGGGCGAACAGTCCACCACCCGCGACCCTTCGCTCGTGGGCCGCGGGATTGCCGAGGCGCTGATCACAACGGCCGCGGGGTTGGTGGTCGCGTTGATCACGCTGTTGCCTTACAACCTGATCCGGGCCCAGGTCGATCGGACGCTGTCGCGGCTCGAGTCGTTGGTGGCATCGGCGCTAACGAAAGAATCTGTGTGA
- a CDS encoding NADH-quinone oxidoreductase subunit C, producing the protein MPTLDHPTLEFIKADFTQDGKRQLFATEFRGLTTIVVGKDDLHDLLAFLKTDERCQYDFLSDIAGIDYLNYPRNKDDQAPAGRFAVVYNLESTTNNTRLIIKVLLDPTLDTKGIEDDPALHLPTCTDLWAGAEWLEREVFDMLGIRFDGHPDLRRILTWESYPAHPHRKDYPVRGRGEREDYRVVERDDA; encoded by the coding sequence ATGCCTACCCTCGACCACCCCACCCTCGAATTCATCAAGGCCGACTTCACCCAGGACGGCAAGCGCCAACTCTTCGCCACCGAGTTCCGCGGCCTGACCACGATCGTCGTTGGCAAGGACGACCTGCACGACCTGCTGGCGTTCCTCAAGACCGACGAGCGTTGCCAGTACGACTTCCTCAGCGACATCGCGGGCATCGACTACCTCAACTACCCCCGCAACAAGGACGACCAGGCCCCCGCCGGACGTTTCGCGGTGGTGTACAACCTCGAGTCGACCACGAACAACACCCGGCTGATCATCAAGGTGTTGCTCGATCCGACGCTCGACACCAAGGGCATCGAAGACGACCCCGCGCTGCACCTGCCGACCTGCACCGACCTCTGGGCCGGGGCCGAGTGGCTTGAGCGTGAGGTGTTCGACATGCTGGGCATCCGTTTCGACGGCCACCCCGACCTCCGCCGCATCCTCACCTGGGAAAGCTACCCCGCCCACCCCCACCGCAAGGACTACCCCGTGCGTGGACGCGGCGAGCGCGAGGACTACCGCGTGGTGGAGCGCGACGACGCATGA
- a CDS encoding peptidylprolyl isomerase, translating to MLPRLLLTLAVLSLLLFISMQSTLAHPGLAGEAAADRERPSAEAFKAGPPTQEDAEAVKGQALYAVFETTKGRIILELYTDDAPLTVANFKNLADAEFYDGITFHRVIPDFMIQGGDPTGTGRGGPGYKWDDEQSALDLKHDGPGILSMANAGKNTNGSQFFITHRATPHLNGKHAVFGRVIQGQNVVDAIRKGDQMTTVRVVNADDLETD from the coding sequence ATGTTGCCACGTTTGTTACTCACCCTCGCGGTCCTGAGCCTGCTGCTGTTCATCTCGATGCAGAGCACGCTCGCCCACCCCGGCCTCGCCGGCGAAGCGGCCGCCGATCGCGAGCGGCCCTCGGCCGAGGCGTTCAAGGCCGGCCCGCCCACCCAGGAAGACGCCGAGGCGGTCAAGGGCCAGGCCCTCTACGCCGTGTTCGAAACCACCAAGGGCCGGATCATCCTCGAGCTCTACACCGACGACGCGCCGTTGACCGTCGCCAACTTCAAGAACCTCGCCGATGCCGAGTTCTACGACGGCATCACCTTCCACCGCGTCATCCCCGACTTCATGATCCAGGGCGGCGACCCCACGGGCACCGGCCGCGGCGGCCCGGGCTACAAATGGGACGACGAACAATCCGCCCTCGACCTCAAGCACGACGGCCCGGGCATCCTGAGCATGGCCAACGCCGGCAAAAACACCAACGGCAGCCAGTTCTTCATCACCCACCGCGCCACGCCCCACCTCAACGGCAAACACGCCGTGTTCGGCCGGGTGATTCAGGGCCAGAACGTTGTCGACGCGATCCGCAAGGGCGACCAGATGACCACGGTGCGTGTGGTCAATGCCGACGACCTCGAGACGGACTGA
- the nadD gene encoding nicotinate (nicotinamide) nucleotide adenylyltransferase, with the protein MPESASPDLTPYRRLLIFGGSFDPPHVAHVDLPRRVASAIGADVVAYIPAGKAPHKLDKQQTDPAHRLAMLRLALAEEPHILVLTDELDRVADGRPSYTVDTLEALKQRLHPDAEMRLLIGTDQVAIFEKWYQWERVIELAEPVVMMRPPETPRDLPEDWRQRVVEVPITDVSSTAVRERVAAGQSLDGWVHPGVADYIQEHGLYQD; encoded by the coding sequence ATGCCCGAATCCGCGTCTCCCGATCTCACGCCCTATCGCCGCCTGCTGATCTTCGGTGGCAGCTTCGACCCGCCGCACGTGGCCCACGTGGACCTGCCGCGACGGGTGGCCTCAGCGATCGGTGCGGACGTGGTGGCCTACATCCCCGCGGGCAAAGCCCCGCACAAGCTCGACAAGCAACAGACCGACCCCGCCCACCGCTTGGCGATGCTGCGGCTAGCGTTGGCGGAAGAACCCCATATCTTAGTGCTGACCGACGAGCTGGACCGTGTCGCGGACGGTCGGCCGAGCTACACCGTGGACACCCTCGAAGCGCTCAAGCAACGCCTCCACCCCGACGCCGAGATGCGGCTGCTCATCGGGACGGACCAGGTGGCGATCTTCGAGAAGTGGTACCAGTGGGAGCGGGTGATCGAGTTGGCCGAGCCCGTGGTGATGATGCGGCCGCCCGAGACGCCGCGCGACCTGCCCGAGGATTGGCGGCAGCGTGTCGTCGAGGTGCCCATCACCGACGTCAGCTCGACTGCGGTGCGCGAACGCGTCGCGGCGGGACAGTCTTTAGACGGCTGGGTGCATCCCGGCGTTGCCGACTACATCCAGGAACACGGGCTGTATCAAGATTAA